From the genome of Rhizobacter sp. AJA081-3:
GCCGGTGCTGAAGCGCCACAGATCCGGCTCACCCTCCTCTTTCAAGGCGTAGACGTTGACACGCCCGCTGCCGCGCTTGAGCGCCATCTCGATGGCCTCGACGGCGCGGACCTTCTCGGTGCCCTGCAGGCGGAAGCGGTCGGCCACCACGTCGAGCAGCGTGCGCGGGCCGGTTGGCGAGGCCACCTCGCGCTGCGCCTGCACGCGGGTGAAGCCACTGGCCGCAAGCCATTGCTCGATGTCGGCTTCGCTGGTGCCCGCGGGCAGTTCGACCGGGAAGGTGACGACCAGTCGCGGATCGGCCTCCTTCGTGCGCGCCATCAACTCGGCGTAGATCGTCTCCGGCGAATCGTGACGCACGCGCTGCGCGGTCTGCTTGTCGAACAACTCGGCGGCGCGCGCGAACAGCAGCTTCAGGTGGTCGTTCAGCTCGGTCATCGTGCCGACCGTCGAGCGCGAGCTGCGCACCGGGTTGGTCTGGTCGATGGCGATGGCCGGCGGCACGCCGTCGACACGGTCGACCGCCGGGCGGTCCATGCGGTCGAGGAACTGGCGTGCATAGGCGCTGAAGGTTTCGACATAGCGCCGCTGGCCTTCGGCATAGAGCGTGTCGAACACCAGGCTGGACTTGCCCGAGCCGCTGGGCCCGGTCACGACCGTCATTTCTCCGGTGCGGATGTCGAGGTCGAGGTTCTTCAGGTTGTGCTGGCGGGCCCCGCGGATGCGAATCGTGCCGATGCCACCGTTCTTGCCGGTCTCGCTGCTGCTGTCCATGGGCCTCCAGGGCGAAGGGAAAGCATTCTAGGGACGTGCCGGCGATCGTGCAGATGTTCACGATCGCGCCTCCGGCACCGGCTATCGTCGGCCCCGTAGACTCGCCACACTCGCTGGTTGTGGCGCCGCCTGGCGCATTCACGGAGATTCAAGATGAAACGAATCGTGCACTGGCTGGCCGCTGTCCTGGGCCTGTGCATCGCCGCCTCCGCGGGGGCACAGATCGTCATCGGGCAGACATCGGGCTTCTCCGGCCCAGTGGCCGCCGGCGTCAAGGAAGTCTCCGACGGCGCCAAGCTGTACATCGACGCCACCAACGCCAAGGGCGGCGTCAACGGCCAGTCGATCGAGATCGTCGCCATGGACGACAAGTTCGACCCCAAGCTCGCCGGCGAGAACGCCAAGGCGCTGATCACCGAAAAGAACGTCGCGGCGCTGTTCCTCAGCCGCGGCACGCCGCACACGCAGGCTATCGTGCCGCTGCTCGAGCAGTACAAGGTGCCGCTGATCGCGCCCTCCACCGGCGCCATGGTGCTGCACAAGCCGGTCAACCCCTGGGTGTTCAACGTGCGCGCCACCTACCAGCGCGAGGCCGAGCGCGCGGTGCAGCACCTCAGCCTGATCGGCATGGACCACATCGGCGTGATCCACGTCGAAGACACTTTCGGCGCCGACCTGCTCGAAGGCGCGAAACGGGGCTTCTCGGGCGTGGGCAAGAACGCCGTCTTCATCGAGAAATACGATCGCGCCAAGTGGGACTTCTCGAAGATCGCGCCCCTGGTGGCCAGCTCCGGCGTGCAGGCGGTGCTGTTCATCGGTTCGGGCAACGCGGTGGCCGACGGCATCGAGGCGATCCGCAAGGCCGGCTCGCGCGCGCAGATCGTCACCTTCTCGAACAACGCCTCGGGC
Proteins encoded in this window:
- a CDS encoding ABC transporter substrate-binding protein, coding for MKRIVHWLAAVLGLCIAASAGAQIVIGQTSGFSGPVAAGVKEVSDGAKLYIDATNAKGGVNGQSIEIVAMDDKFDPKLAGENAKALITEKNVAALFLSRGTPHTQAIVPLLEQYKVPLIAPSTGAMVLHKPVNPWVFNVRATYQREAERAVQHLSLIGMDHIGVIHVEDTFGADLLEGAKRGFSGVGKNAVFIEKYDRAKWDFSKIAPLVASSGVQAVLFIGSGNAVADGIEAIRKAGSRAQIVTFSNNASGGFVKSLKENARGVIVTQVFPYERSLSAPMVKEAHDLAVAKGLEGVSPAMLEGFAAAKVLVAALKRAGPNPTRAKIQQALEGMSKVDIGGLEVSYSATDHTGLDFVDLSIIGTDGKFRR